GAAGTACTTCGGCGTGGAGCCGGGCGGAAAGCGCGCGGACGTGCCCAAGGCGGCGCTGCCCAAGCTCGACAAGATCGTGTCCGTCTCGCACACGGACGACGTGAAATTGCCGCGCATCATGCTCGCGTGGCACACGCCGGCGCTGTTCGCGCCGGGGGACGCTGAGCTGGATCTGCTCTCCAGCGTGCTCACGAACGGCAAGACGAGCCGTCTGTACAAGCCGTTGGTGTACGAGCAAAAGGTCGCCAAGGACGTGTCGGCCTTCCAGGTCTCCCAGCGGATGTCGAGCTTCTACGTGGTGCAAGCCACGGCGGCGCCTGGCGTCAGCGTGGACAAGCTCGAGAAGGCGCTGATGGCCGCTCTCGGCACGGCGCTGTCCACGCCTCCATCGGAAGACGAGATGATGCGCGCGAAGAACGGCTACAAGAAAGGGTTCTACGAGCGCATCGAGAGTGTGGTGTCCCGCGCCTCCACGCTCGCAACGTACTACCAGAACACCGGCTCCGCCGATTACATCGGCAAAGATCTAGCTCGCTACACCGGAGCCTCGGCGAAAGACGTGGCAGGCGCTGCTCAGCGCTATCTGGATCTCAAGCGCTACGCACGCATCGAGATCGTCCCGGGCCCCAAGGCAGGAGGTAAGCCGTGAAGCGCTATCTACTCGTGTCCGCCGCCTTCGCCGCTGCGTGCGGTGGAGCCCAATCCGCGGGCCCCGTTCCCCCGGCGACGACGGCAACCGGGCCGGCAGCGAGCGCCCAAGCCCCCGCCGGTCCGGACTACGCGAAGCTCCCGAAGCCGGCCGCCGCGCCGAACTGGACCCTGGAGGCAGCGAAGACCTGGAAGCTCGAAAATGGCATGAAGGTCTACTACCTGCGGCAGGGCTCCACGCCGCTGGTGTCCCTGCTCTTGGTGCTGCCGCGGGGTGCGGCCACGGATCCCAAGGGCAAGGAGGGGCTGACCGCACTGACCACGGACATGCTGGACGAGGGTGCGGGTGGCAAGACGGCGCTCGAGCTGTCGGAAGAGCTGCAGCGTCTGGGCACGGACTACTACGGCAGCACGGACGTCGACGGCGTCACTTTGGGTATGAACCTGTTGGCGGAGAACTTCGGACCTTCCGCCAAGCTTCTGTCGGACATCGTGCGCCGTCCCGCGCTCTCCCCCAAGGAGCTCGTTCGCCGGCGGGATCAGCGAGTGGCGGAGGAGCTCTCGCAGCAGTCGGAGCCCGGTCACGGCCGCGCCATCGTGCTGCGCCACGCGCTGTTTGGCGAAGGCTACGGCAGCTGGCTGCCGACCGGCACGGAGAGCTCGCTCAAGAAGCTCTCCTTGGCGGACGTCAAGCGCCAGTACCTCGCGACCTTCGTGCCGGACGGTGCCGCCCTCGTCGTGGTGGGCGGCATCGAAGAAGCACCCGTGAAGCAGGCCCTTGCCGAGAGCTTCGGCGATTGGAGCGGCAAGGCCACGAGCACCGAGGCCGCGGTGAGCGACGCGCCTGTCAAGAACGGCGTGTACTTCGTCGACTACAAGGGCACCACCCAGTCCGCCATCGCTTTCGCGCACCGCGCGGGGGCGGAGACGTCCCCCGAGTATTTCCCGGCGAAGGTGTTCAGCCGTGCCTTCGGTGAGGCGTTCACGAGTCGGGTGAACCTGAACCTGCGAGAAGACAAGGGCTACACCTACGGTGCTCGGAGCGCGTTCAGCCGTTGGACCAAGACCGGGTTCTTCGCCATCGCAGCCAACGTGAAGCGCGAGACCACGCGCGCGTCCATCGACGAGGTGGTGAAGGAGCTGAACGGGATCTGCGGACCGCGGCCCCTGAGCCAGACGGAACGTGACGACGCCGTGAACGGCTTGCTCCTGGGGTTTCCCGGACGCTTCGAGCAGAACGGCGACGTGGCGGCGCAGCTCTCGATGCTGCCGGTGTACGGACGGCCGAACGATTGGTACTCCCGCTGGCCCGGCAACGTGAGATCCGTCACCGCGGAAGCCGCCAACGCGGTGGCCAAGAGCTACTGTGATGCCAAGGATTACGTGGTGGTGGTCGCCGGCGACCGCTCCGTGGTGGAGCCGACGTTGGCAGGGCTCGAGATGCCGCTGCAGTTCTTCGACGCAAAGGGTAAGCTCGTGAAATGAACCTCCGTGCCGCCGGCGTGGTCGCCATCGCCCTGATCGGCTGCGCCGTCGACTCGGAAGGTAGCTCACCGCCCGGCGGCGGGGCGGATGCGTCGGCGGGGTTCGCGGGCGTGTCCGGCGTGGGCGGCGGGATCATCGAGGGCGGCGGTTTCGCCGGCACGAGCGGCGTCGCCGGCGGAGGCAGCGGCGGCGACAGCGGCGGTCCCAGTGGTGGCGGCGGTCCCAGCGGCGGTGGAACCTCCGGAAGCGGGGGCACCTCCGGCGGGGCCGGCGCGCCGGGAGGCGGGGGCGCGCCCAGCGGCGGCGGAGCTCCGGGCGGCGGCGGAGCTCCCCCCGCGGGGGGATGCAGCTTCCCGTCCTGCGACTGCCCCGCGACTGGGGATTGCGACCTCCAGTGTGCTGCCTTCTGCAGCCTGGTCTGTCACACGCCGTCCACCTGCAAGCTGGGCTGCATCGGCAGCTGCGACACCTATTGTCAGAGCAACTCCAACTGCACCGTTTCGTGCCCGGCGGGCGGCTGCAAGCTGACGTGTGATCCGGGCTCGACCTGCAGCGTGGCGTGCCTCGGCGGCGGCTGTGTCATCGATTGCAAGTCCGGAGCGAACTGCGCCATCCAGCAGTGCTTCGGCGGAAACTGCAGCTGCAACGGGTGCTGAGCGGAAGCCGACGCGAGCGGCCGGCTTCCGCTCGCTCGGTTCAGTTCGCGGGACAGGTCGTGGCGTCCGCAACCTGACACGTGCCGTTGATGCACTCTGCGACGGCGGAGCAGTCGGGACCCGTGTCAGTGTTGCAGGCGCCGCCGACCGGTGCGACGGCCATGCACGTTCCAGCGTTGGAGCCGCTGGGCGTGACGCAGCTGGCGCCTCCGGAGCAGAACAGCACGAACGTGTTTCCGATTAGGCCGCAGGGCTCACCGGGGCCGGGTACCTGATGGGTCACACACTTGTTGGTGGCGTCGTCACAACTGAACCCGAGGTACGAGTTGCAGCTGTAGCTCTCCTTCGGATCGCACGTCGCGCCCGCGGTGCCCAACGCGGCGGCCTTGCACTTGCCGGAGGCGCCGCACACCAGGGGCTGCTTGCACTCGTCGTCGCCCCCGCAGTCGGCGCCCACGTCACCCACGGCCACGCAGGTATCGTTCGCGTCGCAGAAGGCGCCGCTCTCACACTTGGCGAAGCCGGCGCAAGACTCCCCGAGCTTCTTCTCTGCGGCGCAGGTGTCGTTGAAGTCGCAATACAGACCCTTGGCGCAGTCGCTGTCGAAGGTGCAGCTCGCGCCGGCAGCGGCGTCTTCCACGCACTGACCGCAAAGCGCGCCGTCGGGCACGTCGCAGTTGGTGGACGCGCACTGGGAGTCCACGTAGCAGGCCTTGCCCGTGGCGACGGTGCCGTCGACGCCACAGCTCGGGTCTCCGAAATCGAAGCTCTGGATGGCACCGGCGTACAGCTGGTCGCAGGTCGTCTTGCTCAGCGCGTCGCCGATGGCGGCCATGCCCGCCGGCTTGATTCCGGACCCTGGCGCTGCGGAAAACTGGTTGCACAGCGTCTCCCAGGTCGCCTTGCAGTCTGCTTCGTCCTTCACCCGGAACAGGCTGAAGAACGCGGGGGCACACGTCGCGTACAGCTTGCAGTAGCCCTCCGCGTAGCTCTTGCATGCAGCGTCTTGCGTAACCGAAGCGAATTGCGAGCAGTCGCCGCCGCCGCTCCCAGCTACGCCGCCGCTCCCAGCTACGCCGCCGCTCCCAGCTACGCCGCCGCTCCCAGCTACGCCGCCACCGCCGCTCGCGCCACCGCTGCCGCTCACGCCACCGCTGCCAGCAGCGCCACCGCCCGTGCCAGCGCCGCCATCCGTGGCGCCGGCCCCGCCCGTATTCGGGCTTCCTCCTCCGCCATCGTCCCCACCGCACGCCACGGCCAAGATCCCCGTCGCCGCCAGCGCGAGCACAGCGGCAAAGCCCCGATAAGTCATGTCATCTTCCTCCGTTGGTCGCCAACGACACACACCACGATACGTTCACCCACCTCGCGGTCTTCCTGACAGTTTCGGACACGCTGGGCCATACTGAGGCCCCATGGACTATCCCCAGAAGAACCCCGTTCCGCTCCCCGCCTCCGGCGCGTCGCAGGCCATCCAAGCGACCATCGACACGGTGTTCGACTGGCAGTACGCGCTGAAGGAGAAAAAGCTCCTCGCCTTGTACGAGAAGGGCAAGAGCCTGAGCTGGAACGCGACGGACTTGGATTGGTCCACGGACGTGGACGTGGAGCGCTTGGCGCGGGAGGCGCAGATCGACGTGTTCATGAACACGCTGATGGACCCGCCGAAGAAGTTCACGTTGGACACCGCCGTTCAGTTCCGGCTGCACATGAACGCCTTCATGCTCTCGCAGTTCCTGCACGGAGAGCAGGGCGCGCTCATCGCCACGGCAAAGATCGTGCAAACGGCGCCCACGGAGGAAGCCAAGTTCTACGCCGCCAATCAGGTGGCGGACGAGGCGCGGCACGTGGAGGTGTACCACCGCTACCTCACGGAGAAGCTCGGCCTGTCCTACGAGGTGCACCCGAGCTTGGCGGGTCTGCTGAAGGACATCGTCGAAGATAGCCGCTGGGACGTGACCTATCTCGGCATGCAGATCATGGTGGAAGGCTTGGCCCTGGCGGCGTTCGGCATGATGCGCCTGGTGATGCAGAGCGAGCCGCTGATCCAGGACATCACCGGTCGCATCATGCAGGACGAATCGCGCCACGTGGCTTTCGGCGTGCTGTCCCTGGCAGATCTGTACACTGGGCAGCTGTCCGCCACGGAGCTCCGAGAGCGCGAAGACTTCGTGATCGAGTCGACGGCGCTCTTGCGCGAGCGCCTCTTGATGCAGCCGGTGTTCGAGCGCCTGGGCTGGGACTCGAGCATCTGGGTGCCGTGGATGACGAACACGCCCTTCCAGCGTGGTTTCCGCCAGATGATGTTCTCCAAGATCGTGCCCAATTTGCGGCGCCTGGGCTTGCTCACGCCGCGCGTGCGACAAGCCTTCGACAAGCTCGACATCTTGCGCTTCGAAAACGAGAAGGACTCGGTGGAAGAGCCGGAAGTGGCGCCACCCGCGGAGCTGGTGCAGATGCTCATGTCGTACATGGCAGGGCAAGGTACGACACCCGCGGGTTGATCCCTGACGCTTCGCGTTCCGATTGGCTCTGCTACTCTGAGGCTGGAGGCTTGGGATGCGAACGGTTTCGATCTTCTCTTCGCTGGTGTTTCTCGGTGGCGTGCTGCTCGCGGCGTGTGGCGGCGGCGATGACTCCGGCGGCAACACGGGTGGCACTTCCGGCGGCGGCGGCAGTGCCGCGGGGGGTGGCAGCGGCGGCGGTGGCGGCATCAGCGGTGGCAGCACCACCGGCGGCACGCGAAACCCCACCTGCGACAAGGGCACCAGCGGCGGAGAAGTGCAGGCGCCAACCTACTGGAAGCACCTGCAAGGGCAGACCAGCTGGTACGCCTCGCCCGTCATTCAAGACCTGGACGGCGATGGAAAGCGGGAGCTGATCGCCGCCTACTACTCGGTGTTCGTGTTCGATTCCGAGGGCAACCTGCTCGACAAGGCCGAAGACGGCGATGGTCGCGTGTACGCCCCACACGTGGTGGTGGATCTCGAGGGCGACGGCACCACGGAGGTCGTCTTCGGCAACTCCGAGAAGGTGTACACCTACGAGTGGAAGGGCGGGAAGCTCGCGCTCAAGGCCGGGTGGCCCGCGGATACCACCACCGCCGGCAACTCCCCCGAGGTTCGAGGCATGGCGGCCGCGGATCTGGATGGAGACGGCAACATCGAGGTGGTGGTGACCACCACGCAGACGGCGAGCACCGAAGATGGCGGCGCTCAGGTCTTCGTGTACTCACCGAACGGCCAGCTGTTCCAGCCGCCGGGCATCTCCTGGCAGGCGTGGCCGCGGTACAACAACAAGACCGGGCAGGGGAACGACGCAGATCGCAATGGTGCCGGCCACCACGGCTTCGGCTGCTACGGCCTGAACGTGGGCATCGGTAACATCGACGACGACCCCGAGCTCGAGATCCTGGCCACCTACGACAACCATCACATCCAGGCCTTCGACTTCGACGGCGTCGCCATCGATTCGTCGGACTACTTCACGAATCGCGCGAACGAGTTCGACGGGCAACGCCTGACCTGGGGCCAGTTCATTCGCTGGGCGGATCCCCAAGTGGAAGAAGACCACTACCACCTGCACACCGGGGAGTGGCCAAGCCCCACCACCGCGGAGTGGCTGCAGTGGACGGCGTCTCCGCCCAACGTGGTGGACTTGGATCTCGACGGCAAGAACGAGGTTCTCGGGGTTCCCAACGTGGAGAAGAACGAGCCCTACGAGACGCAGGCGTACGCCATCATGGCGCTCGAAGGCGCTTACGGAGACGGCAGCCGTTCGGCCATGCGCAAGGCGGGCTGGGAAACGCTGCCCCGCGGCGGCGCGCCCATCCAGGTGAAGGGCGACTACCCCCCGGGCGGCGTGCCGGCTCCCACCACCGTGAACATCCAAGGCGGCGACGAGCCGGAAGTGGTGGTCAGCCTGAATGACGGCTTCGTGCACGCCTTCGATCACACCGGCAAGGAGCTCTGGAAGTTCAACTACACCTTCGGCAAGAGCATCATGTACTCGTCCGAGGTCACCGTCGCGGATCTGAACCAGGACGGCTCACCGGAGCTCGTGTTCTCCACCTACGGCGATCCCGATAGCAAGGATTGTGGACACCTCGTGATCCTGGGAGCGGACGGCAGCCTGCTGCACGACGTGACGCTTCCCGACGCTGGTCACAACGGCAACGGCAACGGCGCGCCCGCTGCTCCGGCGATCGGCGATCTCGATGGCGACGGCGCCGTCGAGATCTTCGTCCAGACCTTCGATCACGGCATGGATGTGTTCACCGTGCCGGGCTCCGCGGAGAACTGCCTGCTCTGGTCCACCGCCCGCGGCGGGCCGTTGCGCATGGGGCAACCGAACGGCAGCTGACGTTTCCGCGGCGGACCGACAAAAAAGAAATGGCCTGAAAGGGCTCAATCCGGCTGCTTTTGTTGGTCCGGCGCGAGCCCCTGGGGAAGCGCGTTCGAAGGAGGGGAAGCTCGCGCTCCGGAGCGGAGCTCTTCGGCGAGCTTCGACGCGGGACCGTCGAGGCTCGCCGCACGTTCGAGTCCTTGGGGCGAGTGCTTGGACAGCTCTTCGAGGCAGGCTCGCGCGTCGTCCAGCTTGCCCACGCCAGCCAGCGCGTGAGCACGCGCAATGAGGTACGCGCGCTGCACCCTGGGAGTCTGCGGCCTGCCGATGGCATCCAGCCGCGTGAGCGCTTCTTCGCAGTGGCCATCGACGGCGGTCACCAGCGCATCGGTGATGCTCAAGGTACGGATGAGATTCGGATCCTTGGCGTAGGCGAACGCATCCTTGAGCGCCGCCCAAGCGCGGTTCTTGTCGTGCAGGTACAGGGAGACCGTGGCACGGGAGGCAGACAGCGCCGCGCGGCGTACGCCCTTCAGCTGTTGCAGGGGAACGACGTCCAGCACCCGCGCGGCGCGGGACCAGTGCTGAGCGTCGGCGAGCACGCCAACGGCCGCTAGGGCGCGGCCCGCCGCCCGGCGAAGGCCGATGCCGCGGGCGGGAATGCTCTCGGCTTCGAAGCTCCGAGCCAGCTCTTCCGCGGCAAGCGCGGCGCGTTCGGGATCCGCCAGGGCCCGCCGCAGCGCGAAGATCGGGCGCAACGGAAACAGCCACAGCGACGCGGACATGACGAAGGTGAGCAGCGCGACGGCGGCGCCCATGGCCAAGGGCGCCCACCACGGCTCGCCGCGGGTGAAGATCAACCCGATGGTGCCGCACAAGAGCACCAACGCCGCGAACAAGCTCGACCACGGCACCAGGGAACGTATCGGCACGTCCCGGAGATCCGCGCCGGAAGCGTGCGCGGCGCCAAAGGCAGCCAGCGGGACTACGACGAGGGCGGCGAAGAGCACGGCGAGGGGCGCGCGACCGTCGACGGACGAGGGCACGGCCAGCACGAACGCGCCGAACGCCAAGAACACGATCGCGGGGGCGAGGAGCTTCACGCGGCCATGGTGACATCGGTCGCTCGAGTTTCGGAAGGGGGGAGACCCCTGTGCTAGACTCGAAGGCCGTCTCATGGCTTACCGAAAGCAAGGGCTCCAGCGGGGGCTTTGCGGGGTGGCTGCGATGTTGCTCCTCGCCTTCACCACCGCGTGCTCGGTGCTGGGATCTTCCCTCGACGAGTTCACCGAGGGAGGCGACGCGGGCACCAGCGCCGGCTGCGACACGGGCCAGGTGGAGTGCGACGGCCAGTGCGTCGATACCACCAGCAGCCCCGATCACTGCGGCAGCTGCGGCAACTCCTGCGCCGTAGAGCAGGCTTGCCAAGGCGGGAGCTGCACCGCGGACTGCCAAACCGGCCAGACCCAGTGCGGCGATCTGTGCGTGGACACGCAGTCCAACGCGCAGCACTGCGGCGGCTGCGACAAGAGCTGCAACAGCGGGGAGTCCTGCGTCTCCGGTCAGTGCCAGATCACCTGCCCCGGCGGACAGGTGGCGTGCAGCGGCCTCTGCTACGACCTCCAGAACGACGTCAACAACTGCGGTTCTTGCGGCAACAAGTGCTCCACGGGGGAGGTGTGCGGCAATGGTCAGTGCGCCCTCACCTGTCCCGCGGGTCAGACGGCATGCGGCGGAACCTGCGCGGATCTGCAGACGGACTCGCAGCACTGCGGCGCCTGCGGCACCGCTTGCGGTGCGAACGAAGAGTGTTCCGGCGGCAGCTGCGTCATCGCCTGCAAGACGCTCTTGAATCAGCAGATCACCGACCCCTGGGGCGAGGCGTGGGACGGGCTCGAGCGCGCGGCGGCGGACTACACCACCGCCGAGACCACCTGCCAGGGCATTGGCGGACGCTTGCCCACGGCCACGGAGCTGTATCGGGTGAGCGCCACGCAGTCGGCCACCGTGGGGCAGACGATCAACACGAACTGGCTGTGGTCCATGGTGCCGGTGAACGCCACGAGTCGCGCTCGAGTACGCCTGAGCGACGCGAACGTCGCGAACCAGAGCACCAGCTCGGCGCTGAACTATCGCTGCGTGTGCCCGCCGCCGCTGCCCAAGGCCTTCGTCGGCAACAATTGCTACGGACCTCCGGGACAGGCCTGCTTCGGGCTGGATTCCGAGGGCAAACGCTACAACGTGGACACGGCGGATCGCGCTCCGCTGCCGGTGGCCAGCGCCATCTGGGAGTGCACCTTCAATCGCGGCCACCTGCCGACCTTCGTCACCCTGATGGAGGCCGTGCAGCAGGGCCTGGACGGCGGCAGCACCAACAGCTGGCTCCACACCGCGGATGGCGTCCGCTACGACTTGAACGCGATCATTCGTTGGCAAGGCGTGGTGGCCGCTCCGTTGGTGATCGGCAACGGTGGTTACACCACGAACACCAACAACCGCGCGTTCCGCTGCGCTGGATTGAACTACGAGGCAGGTACGCATCCTGCCAGCATCACGGACGAGTTCGTCGGCGCGCTGTCCACGTACAAGGGGGAAGCGGTGGACTCCACCGCCACCCAGACCTGGACCGAAGCGCACGACACCTGCTGGGGGCGTGGCGGGCACGTGCCGCGCGACGACGAGCTGACCGAGCTCATCCAGCAGGGCTTGCCCGCGGGGTCTGGCTCTTGGGTGTGGACGTCGGACCAGGCGGGCTACAACGGCACGGATTTCCTGACGAAGCTCGTGCGTTGGACCGGCACGGCGCCGGAGTTCTCCCTCAGCTACAGCGGGGAGTCGAGCGCGGGCTACAAGACGACGAGCCGCCTCACACGCTGCATCTACTACCCGGTGGATACCGGCTACGCAGGACCGCAGGCCGCGGACTGCGCGGGCGGCTGCACGGAGCTCGCGATGCCCGGCAGCAGCGGCGCCAAGATGTGGCTGGACAGCTTCGACCGCGCGCCGTCGGCGACTTTCGAGGATGCCTTGGACGACTGTCGCAAGGCCGGCGGGCACTTGGCTTCGGAGCGAGACCTCACGGAGGCCATCCGCGCGAGCTTGCCCAACGGAACCAACAATCACCTGTGGACGAGCGACATGTCCAAGGGCAGCAACACGACCAACAGCAACCTATACATACAGATCGTGCGCTGGCAGGGCACGGATCCGGCGTTCACGGATCTCTACAACACGTACTCCACTTGGAGCCAGTCGACCACCACGCGGCCGTATCGCTGCATGTGGACCAACGAGCTCAGGTGACCGCGCGGATGCAGGCCATGCAGCAAGCGGAGAGGGTGCTCGGGCGCTACGCGCTGTTCGACGAGATCGCTGCCGGCGGCATGGCCACGGTGCACCTCGGACGGCTGCTCGGCCCCGTCGGCTTCTCCAAGACCGTGGCGGTCAAGCGGCTGCATCCTCATCTGGCGAGGGATCCCGAGTTCGTGTCCATGTTCTTGGACGAGGCGCGGCTCGCGGCGCGCATCCACCATCCCAACGTTGTGAGCACGCTCGACGTCGTCGCCATCGAGGGCGAGGTGTTCCTCGTGCTCGACTACGTTCAGGGCGAGAGCTTCTCGCGGCTGCTCAAGGCGACCCGGGCCAAGCGCCTGCGGGTGGAGCCGCGCATCGTCGCCGGAGTGATCGTCAACGCGCTGCACGGGCTGCACGCCGCCCACGAGGCGACGGACGAGCACGGGCATCCCCTGGGCATCGTTCACCGCGACGTCTCGCCGCAAAACGTGCTGGTCGGTACGGATGGCGTGGCCCGAGTGCTCGACTTCGGCGTGGCCAAGGCCGCCGGCCGCCTGCAGTCCACGCGGGACGGCCAGCTCAAGGGCAAGCTGGCGTACATGGCGCCGGAGCAGATCCGTGGGGATGCGGTGGACCGCCGAACGGACGTGTACTCCGCGGGCGTGGTGCTCTGGGAAGGCCTGGTCGGGCGTCGTCTGGTGCAGGGGCAGAACGAGGGACAGGTGCTCGGTGCCGTGCTCGCTGGCGGCTTCCCCACGCCCAGCTCCCTGGTGCGGGACGTGCCGGGCGAGGTGGACGCGATCGTGATGCGCGCACTCTCGCCGAGTCCCTCCGATCGCTTCGCTACGGCTCGGGAGATGGCGATCGAGCTCGAGCGAGCCCTGGGCGTTGCCTCGCCGTTTCAGGTGGGGGAGTGGGTGCAGGCCGTCGCAGTGGAGGCGCTGGCCCTGCGAGCCGCCCGCGTGCGCGAGATGGAGAGCACCTCGGCGGTGCACATGGTGCCGGGCAATCCCGGGCGCCCGCCGCCGCTGCCGAACCCGCACGAGTACTCGAGCTCGGGGATCTCGATGGTCACGAGCCCCTCGCATCCGTCGCAGGTGACCTACCCGTCGCAGCCCTCACAGGTGTCCCAGCCTTCGCAGGTCAGCTATCCATCGCAACCTTCGCAGCTCAGCTATCCATCGGCAGTGGCTGCGCCGCCGCCGGCGCAGTCCCGGCTCAAGCTCGTCGTTGCGGTCGTGACGGTCATCGCAGCCCTCGGTTTGATGGCGATCACGGCGCTCTTGCTGTGGCGCCGGGGCGCCAGCGCTCCGGCCGCGCCCACGGCCAGCGCCACGCTCACGGCGCCGCCGCCGCCGGCAACCACGCTCGCGCCCGCTCTTCCGGCTCTCCCCGCGACGGTCGCTGTCAGTGCGGAGCCCGAGCCGAGCGCGGAGCCCGAGCCGAGCGCGGAGCCCAAGGCGGCCGCCAAGCCGACGGCGGCCGCCAAGCCCGTCGAGCACAAGCCCGCCGCGGAGAAGAAGCCGAAGGGTTGCGACACGCCCTTCTTCGTGGATTCCGACGGCATCAAGCACGTCAAGCCGGAGTGCATGTGAACATGAGGTTGGCTCGTATCGGTCTCGTCGTGATGCTCTTCGCGTTCGGCACGCAAGCCGCTCCGAAGAAATCCGAGATCAAGAAGCAGTGCGCGGACGCCTACGTACAGGCCCAGAAGCTCAAGCGTGGGGGCGAGCTCACCAAGGCGCGTGAGCAGCTGATCGTGTGTGCCAAGAGCGAGTGCATGGCCGCGGTGAAGAAGGACTGCCTCACCTGGCTCGACGAAGTGAACGAAGCCATTCCTTCCGTGGTGGTGGTGGCGGAAGACCCTCAGGGCAACGAGACCCTGCAGGTGAAGGTCACGGTGGATGGCGAGGTCGTCGCGGAGTCCCTCGGCACGGAAGGGATCGAGCTCAATCCGGGCACGCATCAGTTCCGCTTCGAGCTCGAAGGGCAGGACCCCGTCGAGCAAGAGGTGATCCTGCGGGCGGGGGAGCGGAACAAGAAGGTCACGGTCCATTTCGGCGAGCCGGAAGCGGACAAGCCGGCGGAAATCGAGACGGAGCCCGCCGTGGCGCCGGAGATCGATCAACCAGCGGAAAAGAAAGGGCCTCCGGTGGCGAGCTACGTCCTCGGCGGTGTCGGC
This portion of the Polyangiaceae bacterium genome encodes:
- a CDS encoding insulinase family protein; this encodes MKRYLLVSAAFAAACGGAQSAGPVPPATTATGPAASAQAPAGPDYAKLPKPAAAPNWTLEAAKTWKLENGMKVYYLRQGSTPLVSLLLVLPRGAATDPKGKEGLTALTTDMLDEGAGGKTALELSEELQRLGTDYYGSTDVDGVTLGMNLLAENFGPSAKLLSDIVRRPALSPKELVRRRDQRVAEELSQQSEPGHGRAIVLRHALFGEGYGSWLPTGTESSLKKLSLADVKRQYLATFVPDGAALVVVGGIEEAPVKQALAESFGDWSGKATSTEAAVSDAPVKNGVYFVDYKGTTQSAIAFAHRAGAETSPEYFPAKVFSRAFGEAFTSRVNLNLREDKGYTYGARSAFSRWTKTGFFAIAANVKRETTRASIDEVVKELNGICGPRPLSQTERDDAVNGLLLGFPGRFEQNGDVAAQLSMLPVYGRPNDWYSRWPGNVRSVTAEAANAVAKSYCDAKDYVVVVAGDRSVVEPTLAGLEMPLQFFDAKGKLVK
- a CDS encoding ferritin-like domain-containing protein → MDYPQKNPVPLPASGASQAIQATIDTVFDWQYALKEKKLLALYEKGKSLSWNATDLDWSTDVDVERLAREAQIDVFMNTLMDPPKKFTLDTAVQFRLHMNAFMLSQFLHGEQGALIATAKIVQTAPTEEAKFYAANQVADEARHVEVYHRYLTEKLGLSYEVHPSLAGLLKDIVEDSRWDVTYLGMQIMVEGLALAAFGMMRLVMQSEPLIQDITGRIMQDESRHVAFGVLSLADLYTGQLSATELREREDFVIESTALLRERLLMQPVFERLGWDSSIWVPWMTNTPFQRGFRQMMFSKIVPNLRRLGLLTPRVRQAFDKLDILRFENEKDSVEEPEVAPPAELVQMLMSYMAGQGTTPAG
- a CDS encoding serine/threonine protein kinase, translating into MQQAERVLGRYALFDEIAAGGMATVHLGRLLGPVGFSKTVAVKRLHPHLARDPEFVSMFLDEARLAARIHHPNVVSTLDVVAIEGEVFLVLDYVQGESFSRLLKATRAKRLRVEPRIVAGVIVNALHGLHAAHEATDEHGHPLGIVHRDVSPQNVLVGTDGVARVLDFGVAKAAGRLQSTRDGQLKGKLAYMAPEQIRGDAVDRRTDVYSAGVVLWEGLVGRRLVQGQNEGQVLGAVLAGGFPTPSSLVRDVPGEVDAIVMRALSPSPSDRFATAREMAIELERALGVASPFQVGEWVQAVAVEALALRAARVREMESTSAVHMVPGNPGRPPPLPNPHEYSSSGISMVTSPSHPSQVTYPSQPSQVSQPSQVSYPSQPSQLSYPSAVAAPPPAQSRLKLVVAVVTVIAALGLMAITALLLWRRGASAPAAPTASATLTAPPPPATTLAPALPALPATVAVSAEPEPSAEPEPSAEPKAAAKPTAAAKPVEHKPAAEKKPKGCDTPFFVDSDGIKHVKPECM
- a CDS encoding VCBS repeat-containing protein; amino-acid sequence: MRTVSIFSSLVFLGGVLLAACGGGDDSGGNTGGTSGGGGSAAGGGSGGGGGISGGSTTGGTRNPTCDKGTSGGEVQAPTYWKHLQGQTSWYASPVIQDLDGDGKRELIAAYYSVFVFDSEGNLLDKAEDGDGRVYAPHVVVDLEGDGTTEVVFGNSEKVYTYEWKGGKLALKAGWPADTTTAGNSPEVRGMAAADLDGDGNIEVVVTTTQTASTEDGGAQVFVYSPNGQLFQPPGISWQAWPRYNNKTGQGNDADRNGAGHHGFGCYGLNVGIGNIDDDPELEILATYDNHHIQAFDFDGVAIDSSDYFTNRANEFDGQRLTWGQFIRWADPQVEEDHYHLHTGEWPSPTTAEWLQWTASPPNVVDLDLDGKNEVLGVPNVEKNEPYETQAYAIMALEGAYGDGSRSAMRKAGWETLPRGGAPIQVKGDYPPGGVPAPTTVNIQGGDEPEVVVSLNDGFVHAFDHTGKELWKFNYTFGKSIMYSSEVTVADLNQDGSPELVFSTYGDPDSKDCGHLVILGADGSLLHDVTLPDAGHNGNGNGAPAAPAIGDLDGDGAVEIFVQTFDHGMDVFTVPGSAENCLLWSTARGGPLRMGQPNGS